Proteins from one Acanthopagrus latus isolate v.2019 chromosome 18, fAcaLat1.1, whole genome shotgun sequence genomic window:
- the hmgn7 gene encoding high mobility group nucleosomal binding domain 7, which produces MPKRKSQGTDGGDREEPQRRSARLSARPAPPKPEPKAKKAAKKEKAVNDKKEDKKTKKAKENAEAEANEENHSENGEAKTNEVEAAPEEAKEEAKSE; this is translated from the exons ATGCCCAAGAGAAAG tcACAAGGAACAGACGGCGGGGACAGGGAGGAG cCTCAGAGGAGATCAGCCCGGTTATCGGCG AGACCAGCTCCGCCCAAGCCGGAACCAAAGGCCAAGAAGGCAGCAAAG aaagaaaaggctGTGAACGACAAGAAGGAGGACAAGAAGACCAAGAAGGCGAAGGAGAACGCAGAGGCAGAGGCAAACGAGGAAAACCACTCTGAGAACGGAGAGGCCAAGACCAACGAG GTGGAGGCAGCCCCCGAGGAGGCCAAGGAGGAGGCAAAGTCCGAGTAG